In uncultured Bacteroides sp., one genomic interval encodes:
- the argS gene encoding arginine--tRNA ligase, whose amino-acid sequence MNIENKIAESVINGLKALYGQEVSAAQVQLQKTKKEFEGHLTLVVFPFLKLSKKKPEETAQEIGEYLLANDSSISAFNVIKGFLNLTIASSCWVELLNSIHAEKQYGIIPANENSPLVMIEYSSPNTNKPLHLGHVRNNLLGHALANIMMANGNKVVKTNIVNDRGIHICKSMLAWQKYGNGETPESSGKKGDHLVGDYYVSFDKHYKAELAELQAQGLSKEEAEAQSPLMNEAREMLIKWEAGDPEVRALWEMMNEWVYAGFNETYKKLGVSFDKIYYESNTYLEGKDKVMEGLEKGFFYQKEDGSVWADLTGEGLDHKLLLRSDGTSVYMTQDIGTAKLRFADYPINKMIYVVGNEQNYHFQVLSILLDKLGFEWGKGLVHFSYGMVELPEGKMKSREGTVVDADDLVEEMVSTAKETSNELGKLDGCSEEEANNIARIVGMGALKYFILKVDARKNMTFNPKESIDFNGNTGPFIQYTYARIQSVLRKATEANIIIPETLPLNVTLSEKEEGLIQMLSEFAGVVKQAGTDYSPSVIANYTYDLVKEYNQFYHDFSILREENEDLKVFRLVLSANISKVIKLGMELLGIDVPERM is encoded by the coding sequence ATGAATATAGAAAACAAAATAGCAGAATCGGTCATCAACGGACTGAAAGCGCTATACGGACAGGAAGTATCAGCTGCACAGGTACAACTGCAGAAAACCAAAAAAGAGTTTGAAGGACACCTTACATTGGTTGTGTTTCCTTTCCTGAAATTATCAAAGAAAAAGCCGGAAGAAACTGCACAGGAAATCGGCGAATACTTATTAGCTAATGATTCTTCTATTTCAGCTTTCAATGTAATCAAGGGATTTCTTAATCTCACAATCGCTTCTTCATGCTGGGTTGAGCTATTAAACTCTATTCATGCAGAAAAACAATACGGAATTATTCCTGCTAATGAGAATTCTCCATTAGTAATGATTGAATATTCTTCTCCAAACACCAACAAACCTCTTCACCTGGGCCACGTACGTAACAACTTGTTAGGTCACGCTCTTGCAAACATCATGATGGCTAATGGTAATAAGGTGGTTAAAACAAACATTGTTAACGACCGCGGTATCCATATCTGCAAATCCATGCTGGCATGGCAAAAATACGGAAACGGAGAAACTCCTGAATCATCTGGCAAAAAAGGCGATCACCTTGTAGGAGATTACTATGTTTCTTTCGACAAACATTATAAAGCTGAATTAGCAGAACTGCAAGCTCAAGGCCTTAGCAAAGAGGAAGCCGAAGCACAGTCTCCATTAATGAATGAAGCTCGTGAGATGCTCATTAAGTGGGAAGCTGGCGATCCTGAGGTTAGAGCGCTTTGGGAAATGATGAATGAATGGGTTTATGCCGGATTCAATGAAACATACAAGAAGCTAGGTGTAAGCTTTGATAAGATATACTACGAATCAAACACTTATCTGGAAGGAAAAGATAAGGTAATGGAAGGTCTTGAAAAAGGTTTCTTCTATCAGAAAGAAGATGGTTCCGTATGGGCCGATCTAACCGGAGAAGGACTTGATCATAAGCTTTTACTTCGTTCGGACGGTACTTCTGTTTACATGACTCAGGATATTGGTACTGCAAAATTACGTTTTGCTGATTATCCAATCAACAAGATGATTTATGTTGTTGGTAACGAACAAAACTATCACTTCCAGGTTCTTTCTATCTTACTCGACAAACTAGGTTTTGAGTGGGGAAAAGGATTGGTACACTTCTCTTACGGAATGGTTGAGTTGCCTGAAGGTAAAATGAAATCTCGTGAAGGAACAGTGGTAGACGCCGACGACTTAGTTGAAGAGATGGTTAGCACAGCTAAAGAAACATCCAATGAACTTGGAAAACTGGATGGTTGTTCTGAAGAAGAGGCTAACAACATTGCCCGCATTGTAGGAATGGGTGCGCTTAAATACTTTATCTTAAAGGTTGATGCCCGCAAGAATATGACCTTCAATCCAAAAGAATCTATCGATTTTAATGGTAATACTGGTCCGTTTATCCAATATACCTATGCACGTATTCAATCAGTTTTGCGTAAAGCTACTGAAGCAAATATCATAATTCCTGAAACTCTGCCTTTGAACGTTACATTAAGCGAGAAAGAAGAAGGATTAATCCAGATGTTATCTGAATTTGCAGGGGTGGTAAAACAAGCAGGGACAGACTACAGTCCGTCTGTAATTGCAAATTACACTTACGATCTTGTTAAAGAGTACAATCAGTTCTATCACGATTTCAGCATTCTTCGTGAAGAGAATGAAGATTTAAAAGTATTCCGCCTTGTTCTTTCTGCCAATATCAGTAAGGTAATTAAACTGGGAATGGAATTACTTGGAATAGACGTTCCGGAAAGAATGTAA
- the topA gene encoding type I DNA topoisomerase, producing the protein MQKNLVIVESPAKAKTIEKFLGKEYKVLSSYGHIRDLKKKEFSIDVDNNFEPKYEIPTDKKKLVSELKAEAKDAETVWLASDEDREGEAISWHLYEVLGLKPENTKRIVFHEITKSAILKAIEQPREIDLNLVNAQQARRILDRIVGFELSPILWKKVKPALSAGRVQSVTVRLVVEREREIQAFKVEAAYRVTAIFMVPDQDGKFVEMKAELSRRLKTKEEAKAFLETCKNATFTIEDISMRPLKKSPAAPFTTSTLQQEAARKLGFTVAQTMSVAQKLYEAGKITYMRTDSVNLSDFAVSGSKDAITNIMGEEYVKLRRFETKSKGAQEAHEAIRPTYMDKQAVDGTAQEKKLYDLIWKRTIASQMADAELEKTTATIVLNNASEKFVAVGEVVKFDGFLRVYKESYDEDNEQEVESRLLPPMKKGQKLERKDIVATERFTQHPARYTEASLVRKLEELGIGRPSTYAPTISTIQKREYVIKEDREGKERSYEQLLLSDSSVVEATKTETVGAEKSKLFPTDIGTVVNDFLTEYFPDILDYNFTASVEKEFDDVADGEKEWTVTMKDFYSKFHPSVEKTLATKTEHKVGERMLGEEPATGKPVSVKIGRYGPVVQIGSADDEEKPRFAQMKKGQSMETISLEEALELFKLPRTLGDFEDKTVVIGTGRFGPYIRHNAKFISLPKGADPMEVTLEEAIELIEAKRIAEAQKIIKTFDEEPELQILNGRFGPYIAFKGTNYKIPKDVVPQDLNLATCFEIVRIQDEKPATPKRGRYAKKK; encoded by the coding sequence ATGCAAAAAAACCTTGTAATAGTCGAGTCTCCTGCTAAAGCTAAAACAATTGAGAAATTCTTGGGAAAAGAATATAAGGTTCTTTCAAGCTATGGTCATATAAGGGACTTAAAAAAGAAAGAATTTAGTATTGATGTTGATAACAACTTCGAGCCGAAGTATGAGATACCTACTGATAAGAAGAAGCTAGTTAGTGAATTGAAGGCCGAAGCGAAAGATGCAGAGACTGTATGGCTTGCGTCCGATGAGGACCGCGAGGGAGAGGCTATTTCATGGCACTTGTATGAAGTCCTGGGATTGAAGCCGGAAAATACTAAACGAATAGTTTTTCATGAAATTACTAAGTCTGCAATTTTAAAGGCTATTGAACAGCCTAGAGAAATAGACCTTAATTTGGTTAACGCCCAGCAAGCTCGTCGAATTCTTGACCGTATCGTGGGTTTTGAATTATCCCCTATTCTTTGGAAAAAAGTTAAACCGGCATTGTCTGCGGGACGTGTACAGTCTGTAACTGTACGTCTTGTTGTGGAACGTGAACGCGAAATTCAGGCTTTCAAAGTTGAAGCTGCTTATCGTGTTACTGCAATCTTTATGGTTCCTGATCAGGATGGTAAGTTTGTAGAGATGAAAGCGGAGTTGAGCCGAAGACTGAAAACAAAAGAAGAAGCTAAGGCTTTCCTTGAAACTTGTAAGAATGCAACCTTTACAATAGAAGATATAAGCATGCGTCCGCTCAAAAAGAGTCCGGCTGCACCTTTTACAACTTCAACATTGCAACAGGAGGCAGCTCGCAAACTCGGATTCACTGTGGCTCAGACTATGTCTGTTGCGCAAAAACTTTACGAGGCTGGAAAGATTACCTATATGCGTACCGACTCTGTGAATCTTTCTGATTTTGCAGTTTCTGGCAGCAAAGATGCTATTACAAATATAATGGGCGAAGAGTATGTGAAGCTTCGTCGTTTCGAAACAAAGAGTAAAGGTGCTCAGGAAGCTCACGAGGCTATTCGTCCTACTTATATGGATAAACAAGCTGTTGACGGAACTGCTCAGGAGAAGAAACTTTATGATTTGATATGGAAGCGTACCATCGCTTCACAAATGGCTGATGCCGAACTGGAAAAAACTACAGCTACAATTGTTCTGAATAATGCATCAGAAAAATTTGTTGCAGTGGGCGAAGTTGTAAAATTCGATGGTTTCCTTCGTGTCTATAAAGAGTCTTATGATGAAGACAATGAACAGGAAGTTGAAAGCCGTTTGCTTCCTCCTATGAAAAAGGGACAGAAGCTGGAAAGAAAAGATATCGTTGCAACGGAACGCTTCACTCAGCATCCTGCTCGTTATACAGAAGCAAGTCTTGTTCGTAAACTGGAAGAACTTGGTATTGGTCGTCCATCTACATACGCTCCAACTATTTCTACTATTCAGAAGCGTGAATACGTTATAAAGGAAGATAGAGAAGGAAAAGAACGCTCCTATGAGCAACTATTGTTAAGTGATTCTTCTGTAGTGGAGGCTACTAAAACAGAAACCGTAGGTGCTGAGAAATCTAAACTTTTCCCAACTGATATCGGAACTGTTGTAAACGACTTCCTGACCGAATACTTCCCTGATATTCTTGATTATAATTTCACCGCAAGTGTGGAAAAAGAATTTGATGATGTAGCAGATGGTGAAAAGGAATGGACGGTCACAATGAAAGATTTCTATTCTAAGTTTCATCCTTCTGTAGAGAAAACGTTAGCTACAAAGACTGAACATAAAGTGGGCGAGCGTATGCTTGGTGAAGAACCTGCTACCGGCAAACCTGTTTCAGTAAAGATTGGCCGCTATGGACCGGTTGTTCAGATTGGTTCGGCTGACGATGAAGAAAAGCCTCGTTTCGCTCAGATGAAGAAAGGACAATCCATGGAAACTATTTCTTTGGAAGAAGCGCTCGAACTATTTAAGCTACCTCGCACTTTAGGCGATTTTGAAGATAAAACGGTTGTGATTGGAACAGGTCGTTTTGGACCTTATATCCGTCATAATGCTAAGTTTATTTCTCTTCCAAAGGGAGCTGATCCAATGGAGGTTACTTTAGAGGAAGCTATAGAGCTGATTGAAGCAAAACGTATTGCTGAAGCACAAAAGATTATTAAGACTTTTGATGAAGAACCGGAACTTCAGATTCTGAATGGACGATTTGGTCCTTACATTGCTTTTAAGGGTACAAATTATAAGATTCCTAAAGATGTTGTACCACAAGATCTGAATCTTGCTACATGCTTTGAAATCGTTAGAATACAAGATGAAAAGCCTGCTACTCCGAAGCGTGGACGTTATGCAAAAAAGAAATAA
- a CDS encoding TonB-dependent receptor produces MKQRNNMLFAAALLSFSLTAAGQTAKKDSTLNRVVVVEKEYNPDIMDASKVNVLPKVQEPSVSKKEIEYNTSVMPFKSLDYVMKPITSNLDQAKANRGYARLGYGNNGNVDAKVNYLFNISKRDNLGVSASLDGMNATLKLPEIFETTYANRDWKSRYYRTNLDVDYQHLFNKLTFDATLNLGSDNFNYHPFLDATKAFFHQSTDKQHFSKWGMHVGIKSVDKDLPLQFQAEANLISSKLAYPDSASLSETILRTKGGVYGIIDENQSVGINAEMNNVFNKSLGYKSYTSLELNPYYGFSNDSWKLRLGAHVDYSSGKGKTIQFSPDLDAQYLFSNSYVAYLKVGGGRELNDLRRIMNMNPYAYFSQVNDSYNQLDATLGLKANVGSGFWFNAFAGYKIVTDDLNFNNMMINYFDVAKSYISVDDTKHFYIGSNLKYDYKGIVDLSLKGVYYSWRNSDASYLLMKPKFDLQFNADIKVLPELMINVGYTYVGRNDVISDFFIFPKLSASDFAVIGSSVPTTVMSVKRKLDPVNNLSLGATYNLFKGVSIFARINNVLNQDYQYSYSYPVQGINFLGGLSFQF; encoded by the coding sequence ATGAAACAAAGAAATAATATGCTGTTTGCTGCAGCTCTTTTATCCTTTTCGCTTACTGCGGCTGGTCAGACCGCCAAGAAAGATTCTACGCTTAACCGTGTAGTTGTTGTAGAAAAAGAGTATAATCCTGATATTATGGATGCTTCTAAAGTGAATGTGCTTCCCAAAGTGCAGGAACCTTCAGTCAGCAAAAAGGAGATTGAATATAATACATCGGTAATGCCTTTCAAATCGCTGGATTATGTAATGAAACCAATTACCTCTAATTTGGATCAGGCTAAGGCAAATCGTGGATATGCTCGTTTGGGATATGGTAATAATGGGAATGTGGATGCCAAGGTTAATTATTTGTTTAATATCTCCAAACGAGACAATCTGGGTGTATCTGCTAGTCTGGACGGCATGAATGCAACTTTGAAATTGCCGGAAATATTCGAAACCACTTATGCAAATAGGGATTGGAAGTCGCGTTATTACCGTACAAACCTGGATGTTGATTATCAGCACTTATTTAATAAGCTGACTTTTGATGCTACTCTTAACCTGGGATCTGATAATTTCAATTATCATCCGTTCTTAGATGCTACTAAGGCTTTTTTTCATCAGTCTACAGATAAACAGCATTTCTCAAAATGGGGTATGCATGTAGGTATTAAATCTGTAGATAAAGACCTGCCTTTACAGTTTCAGGCTGAGGCTAATTTAATATCTTCCAAACTAGCTTATCCGGATTCAGCGTCTTTGAGTGAGACTATATTAAGAACAAAGGGTGGTGTTTATGGAATAATTGATGAGAATCAAAGTGTAGGTATTAATGCTGAAATGAATAATGTATTTAATAAGTCTTTAGGTTACAAAAGCTACACCTCTTTGGAATTAAATCCATATTATGGGTTCTCTAATGATTCCTGGAAACTACGATTGGGCGCACACGTTGATTACTCTTCTGGTAAAGGAAAAACAATTCAGTTTTCTCCAGATCTGGATGCTCAGTACCTTTTCTCAAATAGTTATGTTGCTTATCTGAAAGTAGGTGGGGGTAGAGAACTTAATGATCTTCGCAGAATAATGAATATGAATCCTTATGCTTATTTCAGTCAGGTGAATGATTCATATAATCAGCTAGACGCAACTTTAGGATTAAAAGCCAATGTTGGTTCTGGTTTTTGGTTTAATGCTTTTGCAGGGTATAAGATTGTTACGGATGATTTGAACTTTAATAATATGATGATTAATTACTTTGATGTAGCCAAGTCTTATATTTCTGTTGATGATACCAAACATTTTTATATCGGCTCTAATTTGAAATACGATTATAAAGGAATTGTCGATTTATCATTAAAAGGAGTTTATTATTCATGGAGAAATAGTGATGCTTCTTATTTATTGATGAAGCCAAAGTTTGATTTACAATTTAATGCGGATATAAAAGTACTTCCGGAACTTATGATTAATGTAGGATATACATATGTTGGACGTAATGATGTAATATCTGACTTTTTTATTTTCCCTAAACTTTCAGCAAGTGATTTTGCTGTGATTGGAAGTTCAGTACCTACAACCGTTATGTCTGTAAAGCGTAAACTCGATCCCGTGAATAATCTAAGTTTAGGAGCTACATACAATCTGTTTAAAGGTGTATCTATCTTCGCACGTATCAATAATGTGCTGAATCAGGATTATCAATATAGCTATTCATATCCTGTTCAGGGAATAAATTTTCTGGGTGGTTTATCTTTCCAATTTTAG
- a CDS encoding tetratricopeptide repeat protein, whose product MRIRRTLLVFQFVCGFPIVVAAQQSSPVYSYVRSFENGKELFQQKNYSSARQVLKTFVQQKESADLIQEAEYMIVCTSYELNETDRIAQLRNYLNRYPDSHYANRINSLIASAYYFDRDYEAAVELFNKCNPEELSKEECQDVTFRMAMANMQKGDLVQAATWFRTLQYTGTKYSFDCAYYLAYIDYTKKEYDTALKGFLSLKGDLVYGELVPAFIGEIYLKLGKYEDAAKEVQQCIDRYPQGKQVTQLQRILGEACYYSAQYSKAIDAFNKYLASTDTPSREALYLLGLSYYETNVYSQAAETLGKVVSDKDALTQNAYLHLGFSYLQLSEKSKARMAFEQASASDFDLKVKELAFYNYALSIHETSYSAFGESVKVFERFLNEFPSSVYAEKVSDYLVEVYMGSKSYAAALKSIEKISRPSVRIMEAKQNILFQLGTESFANADFSKAITYFDRSLEIGQYNSQTKANAYYWRGEAYYRQENFSQAGKDFQNYLQLTQAKGTEMYPLAHYNMGYVYFKQKNYSSALNWFQKYVAQNNSADQKTVSADAYNRIGDCYFYNREFTTARKNYAKAVLTDQSAGDYALYQDAFVAGLQKNYAEKVLLLDQLMQKYPSSQYLDNALYERGRAYVMQGNNQQAIASFKELLDRFPSSEMSKVGASEIGLLYYQNDNYDQAIQAYKKVITDYPGSDEARMAMRDLKSIYVDLNKVGEFATFTQSVSGMGTFDVTEQDSLTYQAAEKVYMKGNVENAKNSFISYLQSFPAGAFSPNAHYYLSAIYADQKNAALALEHSGKVLEYPDNEFTEEAMVINTSLLMNEKKYQEALPVYKRLKEKASTVENLSLAQTGILRSSYFAGESKDAINAATELLSNKKLTPELVNEATYYRAKAYSSLNEDKAAIKDLQTLAKDTRTLYGAEAKYLLAQLYFNMGQTALAEKEALNYVDQSTPHIYWLARSFVLLSDVYDSMGKKLDAKQYLLSLQQNYTEKDDIQEMINSRLAKLK is encoded by the coding sequence ATGAGAATAAGAAGAACCCTGCTTGTATTTCAATTTGTTTGCGGCTTTCCGATAGTTGTTGCAGCTCAGCAATCCTCACCAGTTTACTCGTATGTTCGTTCATTCGAAAATGGGAAAGAGCTTTTCCAACAGAAGAATTATTCATCGGCCCGCCAGGTATTGAAAACATTTGTTCAGCAAAAGGAAAGCGCTGATTTAATTCAGGAGGCAGAATATATGATTGTATGCACCTCCTATGAGTTGAATGAGACAGACCGGATAGCCCAGTTGCGTAACTATTTGAATAGATATCCTGATTCGCATTATGCTAACCGGATTAACTCTTTAATAGCTTCTGCTTATTATTTTGATAGAGATTATGAAGCTGCAGTTGAGCTTTTTAATAAATGTAATCCTGAAGAGTTAAGCAAAGAAGAGTGCCAGGATGTTACTTTCCGCATGGCTATGGCTAATATGCAGAAAGGAGATCTGGTTCAGGCAGCCACCTGGTTCAGAACTTTGCAATATACGGGAACTAAATATTCTTTCGATTGTGCTTATTATCTGGCTTATATAGATTATACCAAGAAAGAATATGATACTGCACTAAAAGGTTTTCTTTCATTGAAGGGAGATCTGGTTTATGGTGAATTGGTACCTGCTTTTATTGGCGAAATTTATCTGAAGCTAGGTAAATATGAAGATGCAGCAAAAGAAGTGCAACAATGTATAGACAGATATCCGCAAGGTAAACAAGTTACTCAGCTTCAACGAATCCTGGGAGAGGCTTGCTATTATTCTGCACAATATTCCAAAGCTATAGATGCTTTTAATAAATATCTTGCTTCAACGGATACTCCTTCAAGAGAAGCTCTTTATTTATTAGGTCTCTCTTATTATGAAACGAATGTTTATTCTCAGGCAGCCGAGACTTTGGGCAAGGTTGTATCAGATAAAGACGCTCTTACTCAGAATGCATATCTTCATTTAGGTTTCTCTTATCTGCAGTTATCAGAAAAGAGTAAAGCAAGAATGGCTTTTGAACAAGCCTCTGCATCCGATTTTGATTTGAAAGTTAAAGAGCTTGCCTTTTATAACTATGCTTTGTCTATTCACGAAACTTCTTACTCTGCTTTTGGCGAATCGGTGAAGGTATTTGAACGATTCTTGAACGAATTTCCTTCTTCTGTTTACGCAGAAAAAGTGAGTGATTATCTGGTAGAAGTCTACATGGGTAGTAAGAGTTATGCTGCAGCATTGAAGTCCATAGAAAAGATATCTCGACCAAGTGTTCGCATTATGGAGGCTAAACAGAATATCTTATTCCAGTTGGGAACTGAAAGTTTTGCAAATGCCGACTTCTCTAAAGCTATCACTTATTTTGATCGCTCACTCGAGATTGGTCAGTACAACTCACAGACAAAGGCGAATGCTTATTATTGGAGAGGTGAAGCTTATTATCGTCAGGAGAATTTCTCTCAGGCCGGAAAAGATTTCCAGAATTATCTTCAGTTGACTCAAGCAAAGGGAACGGAAATGTATCCCTTGGCTCACTATAATATGGGATATGTTTATTTCAAGCAAAAGAATTATTCTTCTGCATTGAACTGGTTTCAAAAATACGTAGCTCAGAACAATAGTGCCGATCAAAAAACAGTATCTGCCGATGCTTATAATCGTATTGGTGATTGTTACTTCTATAATAGAGAGTTTACTACTGCCCGAAAGAATTATGCGAAAGCTGTTTTAACTGATCAGTCGGCTGGTGATTATGCTCTTTATCAGGATGCTTTTGTTGCCGGATTGCAGAAAAATTATGCTGAGAAAGTTTTGTTGCTCGATCAGTTAATGCAGAAATATCCTTCTTCACAATATCTTGATAATGCGCTTTATGAAAGAGGTCGTGCTTATGTTATGCAAGGAAATAACCAACAGGCCATTGCTTCTTTCAAGGAATTGCTCGATCGTTTCCCATCCAGTGAAATGAGTAAAGTAGGCGCAAGCGAAATAGGACTTTTATATTACCAGAATGATAATTACGATCAGGCTATTCAGGCGTATAAGAAGGTGATTACAGATTATCCCGGAAGTGATGAAGCGCGTATGGCAATGCGTGATCTGAAATCTATTTATGTTGATTTGAATAAAGTTGGTGAGTTTGCTACCTTTACTCAGTCTGTATCAGGAATGGGTACTTTCGATGTAACAGAGCAGGATTCTCTCACTTATCAGGCTGCAGAGAAAGTCTACATGAAAGGGAATGTAGAGAATGCCAAAAACAGTTTTATTTCTTATCTGCAAAGTTTCCCAGCCGGTGCTTTCAGTCCGAATGCTCATTATTACTTATCTGCAATCTATGCAGATCAGAAGAATGCAGCTTTGGCATTGGAACATTCAGGAAAGGTTTTGGAATATCCTGATAATGAGTTCACTGAGGAAGCTATGGTTATAAATACTTCTTTGCTGATGAATGAGAAGAAATACCAGGAAGCTTTACCTGTTTATAAGAGATTGAAAGAAAAAGCTTCAACTGTAGAAAATCTCTCTCTTGCTCAGACTGGAATTCTTCGTAGTTCTTATTTTGCAGGAGAAAGCAAAGATGCCATTAATGCTGCAACGGAATTGTTATCTAATAAGAAGCTTACACCGGAACTTGTGAACGAGGCTACTTATTACAGAGCAAAAGCTTACTCATCACTGAACGAAGACAAAGCTGCGATTAAGGATTTGCAGACTTTGGCGAAAGATACCCGTACCCTTTATGGTGCTGAAGCTAAATATTTGCTAGCTCAGCTATATTTTAATATGGGGCAGACTGCTCTGGCTGAAAAAGAAGCATTGAACTATGTTGATCAAAGTACTCCTCACATCTATTGGCTGGCTCGCAGTTTTGTATTGCTCTCTGATGTTTATGATTCAATGGGCAAAAAGCTTGATGCAAAACAATATTTGCTAAGCTTGCAACAAAATTATACAGAGAAAGATGATATTCAGGAGATGATTAATAGTAGGTTGGCAAAACTAAAATAA
- the amrS gene encoding AmmeMemoRadiSam system radical SAM enzyme: METTDLGKWHKLSAYQEKVDGNSVRCHICPHNCIISEGKVGICKTRVNKEGILYSIAYGNPCSIGIDPIEKKPLFHFHPGKRIFSLATAGCNFRCLNCQNWEISQSSPLDLNHYDLMPEDVVKRAIAHGTNLIAFTYTEPTVFYEYVYDTAQIAHEEGLKTVFISNGFINQQPLIDLCPFLDAANIDLKCFDDDIYRKLDGGRLQPVLDTLKTLKEKKVWLEITNLLVPTFTDNNKMIEEMCKWLVDNGFSDTPLHFSRFFPNYKLMDLPPTPEKSLIQAKEIAEKAGIQYVYIGNIPSVHEENTYCPQCKRMILERISYTIIKNNIDNGKCEFCKTPIAGMWK; encoded by the coding sequence ATGGAAACAACTGATTTAGGCAAATGGCATAAACTTTCGGCTTATCAGGAAAAAGTTGATGGGAATAGCGTTCGCTGCCATATCTGTCCCCATAACTGCATAATTAGTGAAGGGAAAGTGGGAATTTGCAAAACAAGAGTGAACAAGGAAGGTATTTTATACTCCATTGCCTACGGTAATCCCTGCTCTATAGGTATTGACCCTATTGAAAAGAAACCCTTGTTTCACTTTCACCCGGGAAAAAGAATCTTCTCACTTGCAACAGCCGGATGCAACTTCCGCTGTCTCAATTGCCAAAACTGGGAAATCTCACAATCTTCTCCGCTCGATTTAAACCATTATGACTTGATGCCGGAGGATGTAGTAAAACGTGCCATAGCTCACGGCACAAATTTAATTGCCTTTACTTATACAGAACCAACAGTCTTTTACGAATATGTATACGATACTGCTCAAATAGCACATGAAGAGGGATTAAAAACAGTTTTTATCTCTAACGGCTTCATCAATCAGCAACCACTAATTGATCTTTGTCCATTTCTTGATGCAGCAAATATTGACCTGAAATGTTTCGATGATGATATTTATCGGAAACTGGATGGAGGAAGGCTCCAACCGGTACTAGACACCCTAAAAACACTGAAAGAAAAAAAAGTCTGGCTGGAAATTACCAATCTTCTTGTGCCTACTTTCACAGACAACAACAAGATGATTGAAGAAATGTGTAAATGGTTGGTCGATAATGGTTTTTCTGACACACCACTTCATTTCAGCCGATTCTTTCCCAATTACAAATTAATGGACTTACCGCCAACACCAGAAAAGTCACTTATCCAGGCTAAAGAAATTGCAGAAAAAGCAGGAATACAGTATGTATATATCGGAAATATCCCAAGTGTTCACGAAGAAAACACCTATTGTCCGCAATGCAAGCGTATGATACTGGAACGAATCAGTTATACAATAATAAAAAACAATATTGATAATGGGAAATGCGAGTTCTGCAAAACACCCATTGCCGGAATGTGGAAAT